Part of the Candidatus Omnitrophota bacterium genome is shown below.
CCCGGCGATCCTGAGGGCCTCCTCGCCGCTTCCGGCCTCCAGCGTCCTGTAACCCTTGGTCTGAAAAAAGCTCTTCAACATATTACGGATGCCCGTTTCGTCATCGACGATAAGTACCGACTTCTCTCTCTTTCCGGAAGGGCCCGGGGCCATACGCGTCTGGGCATTGAGTATCCTCCCGAGCTGCTCTACGAGCTGGGGGATCTCGGTCTTCTTGCTCAGGGCCTCGTTCGCCCCGGCCTCCCGCACCTCTTTTTCTATCTGGGGAGTGAGGATGCCGGAATATATCACAACAGGCATCTTCTTCTGGAACTCCCGTATCTTTTTCAGGACGGAGATGCCGGATTCTCCGGCCAGCTCGATGTCCAGCAGGACGAGGTCGAGCGGTTCCTTGAAGATAATATCGAGCGCCTGATCGGCGCTGGGTACGGTTATCGCTTCGTACCCGTTAAGCTTCAGCGCCTTCTGAAGCAGCTCCCTTATATATATCTCATCATCCACTACAAGTATCTTTGCC
Proteins encoded:
- a CDS encoding response regulator; this encodes MAKILVVDDEIYIRELLQKALKLNGYEAITVPSADQALDIIFKEPLDLVLLDIELAGESGISVLKKIREFQKKMPVVIYSGILTPQIEKEVREAGANEALSKKTEIPQLVEQLGRILNAQTRMAPGPSGKREKSVLIVDDETGIRNMLKSFFQTKGYRTLEAGSGEEALRIAGGEKFSMALLDMNMTGIDGLETLKGLLGINPKLGVVMVTSDQDDGKVQKAIELGAYGYVLKPFDFLYLELVVMSKLAIAENE